GGCTAAATCCAGTCCGGCAAAATGATGACAAACTTTCAATACATCTTCCTGATATACCATCACGCCATAAGTCTCCTGTAATTGTTCTTCCATCACAGGGTGGATGTAGTCGAATTTATCAGGATGGTGGAAGCGGTATATGTATTCGCGCATCATACCCGATTTAGCCACTCCGGGACGCACAATGGAGCTTGCAGCCACCAGACTGATATAATTGTCGCATTTGAGTTTGCGTAGCAATCCACGCATGGCAGGGCTTTCTATGTAGAAGCAACCAGTGGTTTCAGCATTTTTGAGTTGATGCTTCACTTGGGGATCCTGTTTAAACTTTTCAACTTGGTGCACATCTACTTTAACACCCTTGTTTTTGAGGATGATTTCTACACTTTCGTTGATGTGGCCAATTCCGCGCTGGCTCAGGATGTCAAGCTTTTCAAATCCCAGATCTTCTGCTACATACATGTCCCACTGGGTAGTCGGGAAGCCTTTTGGAGGCATATCCAATGCGGTGTAGTTGAAAATCGGATCTTCCGAAATGAGTATCCCTCCGGCATGAATGGAGCGAATATTAGGAAAGTCCGACATTTTTCGCCCCATTTCAACGATTTTGTGGGTAATATGGTTGTTGTTGATTCCTTTTTCGGGATGATGGACCAAATCATCGATTTCAGCTTTCGGAAGTCCATACACTTTGCCAAGTTCGCGTAGGGTAGAGCGCCCCTTAAAAGTGGATGTTGCTCCTAAAAGAGCGGTATGTTCTTTTCCATAGCGTTTAAACACATAGTCGATTACCTCGTCACGATCTTTCCAGGAATAATCAATATCAAAGTCGGGTGGACTGCTTCGCTTTGGGTTGAGAAAACGTTCGAAGTAAAGGTCTAACTCAATGGGATCAACATCTGTAATTTTCAGACAGTAAGCAACCAATGAATTTGCCCCGCTACCACGACCAACATGATAAAAACCTCTACTCATAGAATAGCGGACTACATCCCAGGTAATGAGGAAATAAGCTGAGAATCCCAAGTTATCAATTATCTCCAATTCGTGTTTGACACGTTCTCTGGCAATTCTGTTGTTCTTGCCATAGCGATATTCAAATCCATCTGATGCCAGTTTTTCAAGCAAAATCTTGTCATCATAACGGTCTCCAGTGAATGTTTTCTTGTTTTTATGCTTGTAGAACTCAAAGTCAATGCTACAATTTTCGCTTATTTTAAGGGTGTTTTGGATGATCTGCGGATAATACTCATAAAAGCTCAAAAGCCTGCCTAAAGGAAGCATATACTCATCTTTTCCTGCAAGTTGTTCAGCAGTCAGTTGGCTGAGCAGGATATTGTTATCAATGGATCTGAGGTTTCGGTGCATCTCATAGTTAAACTCTTCAGAGAAGGTAACCGAATGCAAGGCCACCAATTTTTCTTGGTTATGACTGTAAGAGCTTGAAATTAGCTTGTTGAGCTCAGCAGGGCGTATACCTATAAATTCATACTCTTTAAGTTTTAGTTGTTTTTTATTAAAAGGATAAATGATGTATACATGATTGAAGTCGGGTGCTTTTGCAGGGAGTTTTCTTTTGGCCAGATTGTATTTACTCAGGAATTCATTCAGTTCCCTGAAGCCCAGGTTGTTTCTGGCAATTCCGATGAATAATAACTGGTTTTTATCATCCCTGAATTCGATTCCTGCAATGGGTTTAATTCCATGTTCTTTGCATTTCTTTACAAACTCAGGAATACCCATGGAGTTGTTAATATCTGTAAGCGTAAGTGATTGCAAATTAAATTTTAACGACTCACTTAGTAAAGTATCAATTGA
The sequence above is drawn from the Bacteroidota bacterium genome and encodes:
- a CDS encoding DNA polymerase III subunit alpha, producing MTKQLNNELRTKNLYLNCHSYYSLRYGTLSIDTLLSESLKFNLQSLTLTDINNSMGIPEFVKKCKEHGIKPIAGIEFRDDKNQLLFIGIARNNLGFRELNEFLSKYNLAKRKLPAKAPDFNHVYIIYPFNKKQLKLKEYEFIGIRPAELNKLISSSYSHNQEKLVALHSVTFSEEFNYEMHRNLRSIDNNILLSQLTAEQLAGKDEYMLPLGRLLSFYEYYPQIIQNTLKISENCSIDFEFYKHKNKKTFTGDRYDDKILLEKLASDGFEYRYGKNNRIARERVKHELEIIDNLGFSAYFLITWDVVRYSMSRGFYHVGRGSGANSLVAYCLKITDVDPIELDLYFERFLNPKRSSPPDFDIDYSWKDRDEVIDYVFKRYGKEHTALLGATSTFKGRSTLRELGKVYGLPKAEIDDLVHHPEKGINNNHITHKIVEMGRKMSDFPNIRSIHAGGILISEDPIFNYTALDMPPKGFPTTQWDMYVAEDLGFEKLDILSQRGIGHINESVEIILKNKGVKVDVHQVEKFKQDPQVKHQLKNAETTGCFYIESPAMRGLLRKLKCDNYISLVAASSIVRPGVAKSGMMREYIYRFHHPDKFDYIHPVMEEQLQETYGVMVYQEDVLKVCHHFAGLDLADSDVLRRAMSGKNRGKAEFQRIVEKFFKNCKERGYPDKITNEVWRQVESFGGYSFSKAHSASFAVESFQSLYLKAHYPKEFMVAVINNFGGFYRTWVYVNEAKREGATIEVPCVNNSNYLTSIQGDIIYLGFIHIANLERKVAKNIEHARELGGNFKNLQDFTERLPVSLEQLIILIRINAFRFTGKDKIALLWEAHMLLGKKMDTVQQDKLFYLPVKKFELPQLEHNQLEDVYDEIELLGFPVTLSYFEMLKTSFRGALGAREMDKHIGKHVRMVGHLATIKYVKTVKKEMMHFGTFVDQYGE